The Oxalobacteraceae bacterium OTU3CINTB1 genome includes a window with the following:
- a CDS encoding GAF domain-containing sensor histidine kinase → MESRLTRLEAVQAILLEIGQKSSTCTDISEFLQSVHAALGRIMYAANFFVALSDHEGPANQVRFVYFVDEVDEPPDPGELCELVAGESPTAAVITSGKPMVMTAAEHVSKREDNAGFGIGTIAEHWMGCPLLDQNNQVLGAIVIQSYDKQHTFSQEDQALFALIANHVSSALRGLQSMDRLERAVQERTALLAHEVAERRRAETIQRALYELANLSATTTGGNVLNTRLHEIISELVPAQNFLIAIYHPDTEEISIPYFVDEKDDQAPVKRFDFGIGMSSYILRRKQAAMLDKAGLNALVAAGEIAQPLGNVEIASWMGAPMLLGDQAYGVIIVQSYDPAVIYGQGDLDILAFMASHVAVAIARMQAEREIRRAKDALEEQNAALEGALTSLKDAQGELVRQEKLASLGRLVAGVAHEINTPLGICVTATSHLVEELKLTREDMAAGVLDEDGLNQFFDIIDQSLRIMTTNTQRAAALVRSFKQVAVDQSSDDIRSFNLRKYLDEVLLSLQPKLKGKPIVIEIDCEERIEMASFPGAVSQIVTNMVMNSLVHGYEEGQSGKIKITGKLDGDFVVFEYSDDGVGMDTGTLAQLFDPFFTTKRGSGGSGLGAHILFNLVTGALGGTVKVASAPGMGLHYKLRFPKIKRK, encoded by the coding sequence ATGGAAAGTCGTCTCACCCGCCTTGAAGCCGTTCAGGCAATATTGCTCGAAATCGGACAGAAATCGAGCACCTGCACCGATATCAGCGAGTTTTTGCAGTCCGTGCATGCGGCGCTGGGCCGCATCATGTACGCGGCCAACTTCTTCGTCGCGCTGAGCGACCACGAGGGCCCGGCCAACCAGGTGCGCTTCGTCTATTTCGTCGACGAGGTCGACGAGCCGCCCGATCCGGGCGAATTGTGCGAGCTGGTGGCCGGCGAGTCGCCTACTGCGGCGGTGATCACCAGCGGCAAGCCGATGGTCATGACGGCGGCCGAACACGTCTCCAAACGCGAGGATAACGCCGGCTTCGGCATCGGCACCATCGCCGAACACTGGATGGGCTGCCCGCTGCTGGACCAGAACAACCAGGTGCTGGGCGCGATCGTCATCCAAAGCTACGACAAGCAGCACACCTTCAGCCAGGAGGACCAAGCCCTGTTCGCGCTGATCGCCAACCACGTCTCGAGCGCGCTGCGCGGGCTGCAAAGCATGGACCGACTCGAACGCGCGGTGCAGGAGCGCACCGCGCTGCTGGCGCACGAGGTGGCCGAGCGGCGCCGAGCCGAGACCATCCAGCGCGCGCTGTACGAACTGGCCAACCTGTCGGCGACGACCACCGGCGGCAATGTGCTCAATACGCGGCTGCACGAAATCATCAGCGAGCTGGTGCCGGCGCAGAACTTCCTGATCGCGATCTACCATCCGGACACCGAGGAAATCAGCATCCCGTATTTCGTCGATGAAAAGGACGACCAGGCGCCGGTCAAGCGCTTCGATTTCGGTATCGGCATGTCGTCGTATATTTTGCGGCGCAAGCAGGCGGCCATGCTCGACAAGGCGGGCTTGAACGCGCTGGTGGCCGCCGGCGAGATCGCCCAGCCGCTGGGCAATGTCGAGATCGCCAGCTGGATGGGCGCGCCGATGCTGCTGGGCGACCAGGCCTATGGCGTGATCATCGTGCAAAGCTACGACCCGGCCGTCATCTACGGCCAGGGCGATCTGGACATCCTGGCCTTCATGGCCAGCCACGTCGCGGTGGCGATCGCGCGCATGCAGGCCGAGCGCGAGATCCGCCGCGCCAAGGATGCGCTGGAAGAGCAGAACGCGGCGCTGGAAGGGGCGCTGACGTCGCTCAAGGACGCGCAGGGCGAGCTGGTACGGCAGGAGAAGCTGGCCTCGCTGGGCCGCCTGGTGGCCGGCGTGGCGCACGAGATCAACACGCCGCTGGGCATTTGCGTGACGGCCACCAGCCATCTGGTGGAGGAACTCAAGCTCACGCGCGAGGACATGGCGGCGGGCGTGCTCGACGAGGACGGCCTGAACCAGTTCTTCGACATCATCGACCAGTCGCTGCGCATCATGACCACCAACACGCAGCGGGCGGCGGCGCTGGTGCGCAGCTTCAAGCAGGTGGCGGTGGACCAGTCGTCCGACGATATCCGCAGCTTCAACCTGCGCAAGTATCTCGACGAGGTGCTGCTGTCGCTGCAGCCCAAGCTCAAGGGCAAGCCGATCGTCATCGAGATCGACTGCGAGGAGCGCATCGAAATGGCCAGCTTCCCCGGCGCGGTGTCGCAGATCGTCACCAACATGGTGATGAACTCGCTGGTGCACGGCTACGAGGAAGGGCAGTCGGGCAAGATCAAGATCACCGGCAAGCTCGATGGCGATTTCGTCGTCTTCGAGTACAGCGACGACGGCGTCGGCATGGACACGGGCACCCTGGCGCAATTGTTCGATCCGTTCTTCACCACCAAGCGCGGCTCGGGCGGCAGCGGCCTGGGCGCGCACATCCTGTTCAACCTCGTGACGGGCGCGCTGGGCGGCACCGTCAAGGTGGCCAGCGCGCCGGGCATGGGATTGCACTACAAGCTGCGCTTCCCCAAGATCAAACGCAAATAA
- a CDS encoding nuclear transport factor 2 family protein translates to MMGLRLILLAVMFFVVQGQVVAAEPKPADLEAAVRQADNAYWAAYNRADPVAMNAFLADDVEFYHDRGGTLIGKKALAAVNSEMGTGDHTLRRDAIPGTVKFFPMRKDDVIYGYLSTGEHQFTVLPKDKPEFLAGRALFTQLWVLQGKEWKVSRIFSYEHADAK, encoded by the coding sequence ATGATGGGCTTACGTCTGATTCTACTGGCAGTGATGTTTTTTGTGGTGCAGGGCCAGGTGGTGGCGGCCGAGCCGAAACCGGCCGACCTGGAGGCTGCCGTCCGCCAAGCCGACAATGCTTACTGGGCCGCCTACAATCGTGCCGACCCGGTTGCCATGAACGCGTTCCTGGCCGACGATGTCGAGTTCTACCATGATCGTGGCGGTACGCTGATCGGCAAGAAGGCGCTGGCCGCCGTCAACAGCGAGATGGGCACGGGCGACCATACGCTGCGCCGCGACGCCATCCCTGGCACGGTGAAGTTTTTCCCGATGCGCAAGGACGATGTTATCTACGGCTATCTGTCGACCGGCGAACACCAGTTTACCGTCCTGCCGAAGGACAAACCGGAGTTCCTGGCCGGGCGCGCGCTGTTCACGCAGTTGTGGGTCTTGCAGGGCAAGGAGTGGAAAGTGTCGCGCATCTTCAGCTACGAGCACGCGGACGCGAAATAA
- a CDS encoding amidohydrolase, whose translation MKQFLILVPIVFGLLLGGCQANPGQRTAPDAIRLQTDGLFEKLVAVRRDIHQHPEVAGNESRTAATIAAHLREMGLEVQTGQYGHSVIGILRGGHPGKTVAWRADLDALPGEFRDPAPFRSQNPGVHHACGHDIHIAIALGIAEILARQREFLHGTVVFVFQPEEETFKGAKALIDRGAFSSIAPDEIYGVHVTALPVGQILVRANEMFAYQRRVRIRLKNELSKAEIMQLTRNVNRELSRSRTGAKPWEIQNIDDPVIGLTSPGTWFQDYLIMDATFDTRTEKEALVLEFYLYETTASKLGGIISRVERVVEASGHKSQLVSVSYVQENPTVLNNASLTRFAIRTLQGSRGVDAVQPFFGQVPFFNDDFAYFQQKIPGVYFFLGGSNAGKGLIAMNHAPDFQVDEESIRVGVSSFSSLIIARLETPDQAERD comes from the coding sequence ATGAAGCAATTTTTAATACTTGTCCCAATTGTCTTCGGACTGCTACTCGGCGGATGCCAAGCTAACCCAGGCCAGCGCACTGCGCCGGATGCGATTCGTCTGCAGACTGATGGCCTTTTCGAGAAACTTGTCGCGGTCAGGCGAGATATCCACCAGCACCCTGAAGTGGCGGGCAACGAATCTCGAACTGCAGCGACTATAGCCGCGCACTTGCGTGAAATGGGGCTGGAAGTTCAGACTGGCCAGTACGGCCACAGTGTTATCGGAATACTGCGGGGCGGGCACCCGGGGAAGACGGTTGCATGGCGAGCCGACCTTGATGCGCTTCCGGGCGAGTTCAGGGATCCCGCGCCCTTCAGGTCGCAGAATCCCGGTGTTCACCATGCCTGTGGACACGATATCCACATCGCCATCGCATTGGGAATCGCCGAGATCCTTGCCAGGCAGCGGGAGTTCTTGCACGGAACGGTCGTCTTCGTGTTTCAGCCGGAAGAGGAGACCTTCAAGGGAGCAAAGGCCCTCATTGACCGGGGCGCTTTCTCGTCCATCGCTCCGGATGAGATCTATGGCGTGCACGTGACGGCATTGCCCGTTGGGCAGATTTTAGTCCGGGCGAATGAGATGTTCGCATATCAACGGCGTGTCCGCATCCGGCTAAAAAACGAATTGTCGAAGGCAGAGATAATGCAGTTGACGAGGAATGTGAACCGTGAGCTGTCTCGGAGCCGGACTGGCGCAAAGCCTTGGGAAATCCAGAATATTGACGATCCTGTCATCGGATTGACGTCCCCGGGTACGTGGTTCCAGGACTACCTGATCATGGATGCAACCTTTGATACCCGCACAGAAAAGGAAGCGCTTGTTCTTGAGTTCTATCTATATGAAACAACTGCATCTAAGCTGGGGGGCATCATTTCTCGCGTCGAGCGCGTGGTTGAGGCCAGCGGCCACAAGAGCCAATTGGTCTCCGTGTCGTACGTACAAGAGAATCCGACCGTGCTCAACAACGCCTCACTGACTCGCTTTGCCATCCGAACACTGCAGGGTAGCCGCGGAGTGGACGCGGTCCAGCCATTTTTTGGACAGGTACCGTTCTTCAATGATGACTTCGCCTACTTTCAACAGAAAATTCCGGGTGTGTACTTTTTCCTCGGCGGTTCAAATGCCGGGAAAGGTCTCATTGCAATGAACCATGCGCCGGATTTTCAAGTAGATGAAGAAAGCATCCGAGTCGGCGTCAGCAGCTTCTCGTCCTTGATTATCGCGCGGCTGGAAACGCCTGACCAGGCTGAGCGAGACTAG
- a CDS encoding S41 family peptidase, producing MTVHKKHQLSLLPLAFAAFAAPCFGATDWNAIARADMKFAIDKVRSSHAGSVSGQIDVAAPLEAGARTGMLEAADAKTEQDYKRALVRFIAGFGDPHTGIRLDLTTKAWTGVVLDHVDGKFRVVWSEPDWPQPLPPRGAVVQSCDNVWIGTYLKSNVAPFSNHSLEYPTTLSELARVAMFDTGLGWTPKQCAVEQADGSTRQYALPLRALADGIGDARIDAVRKHYKAKARPVGLYRLAADKQWVGMPTFNGAVAGEAYTALYPQLAALKHTGWIIFDLRGNGGGDSSWGNRALQALYGEAYGEQLGNTASYVKSLIADQATIDQYRQFASKKEFAASKAAFDEAIVKLEASLARGEPLARVDDTSKDDATALAAKVRRRPGGPRVAAIIDRGCFSSCMNFVQQISSMSDTVLLGEPTIGYSPYGEIGRYELPSGQGALFVPSAIYTAFQATREPFVPAVRYDGNMADDDKLMKWVDATLTRMKSSKTN from the coding sequence ATGACCGTCCATAAGAAGCACCAGCTCAGCCTCCTCCCCCTGGCGTTCGCCGCGTTCGCGGCGCCGTGCTTCGGCGCCACCGACTGGAATGCCATCGCCCGCGCCGACATGAAATTCGCCATCGACAAGGTACGCAGCAGCCATGCGGGCAGCGTCAGCGGCCAGATCGATGTCGCCGCGCCGCTCGAGGCCGGCGCGCGCACCGGCATGCTGGAAGCGGCCGACGCCAAAACCGAGCAGGACTACAAGCGCGCGCTGGTGCGCTTCATCGCCGGCTTCGGCGATCCGCACACCGGCATCCGGCTCGATCTGACGACCAAGGCCTGGACTGGCGTCGTGCTCGATCACGTCGACGGCAAATTCCGCGTCGTCTGGTCGGAACCGGACTGGCCGCAACCGCTGCCGCCGCGCGGCGCCGTGGTGCAGAGCTGCGACAACGTCTGGATCGGCACCTACCTCAAAAGCAATGTCGCCCCGTTCAGCAACCACAGCCTGGAATATCCGACCACGCTCAGCGAACTGGCGCGCGTCGCCATGTTCGACACCGGCCTCGGCTGGACGCCGAAGCAATGCGCGGTCGAACAAGCCGACGGCTCCACCCGCCAGTACGCGTTGCCGCTGCGCGCGCTGGCCGACGGCATCGGCGACGCCCGCATCGACGCGGTGCGCAAGCACTACAAGGCCAAGGCGCGGCCCGTCGGCCTGTACCGGCTGGCGGCCGACAAGCAATGGGTCGGCATGCCGACCTTCAACGGCGCCGTTGCGGGTGAAGCCTACACGGCGCTGTATCCACAACTGGCCGCGCTCAAGCACACCGGCTGGATCATCTTCGACCTGCGCGGCAACGGCGGCGGCGACTCCAGCTGGGGCAACCGCGCCTTGCAGGCGCTGTACGGCGAGGCCTATGGCGAGCAACTGGGCAACACCGCCTCCTATGTCAAATCACTGATCGCCGACCAGGCCACGATCGACCAATATCGGCAATTTGCCAGCAAGAAGGAATTCGCCGCATCGAAAGCGGCCTTTGACGAGGCTATCGTGAAACTGGAGGCGTCGCTGGCCAGAGGCGAACCGCTGGCGCGGGTCGACGACACCAGCAAGGACGACGCCACAGCCCTCGCCGCCAAGGTGCGCCGGCGGCCGGGCGGCCCGCGCGTGGCCGCCATCATCGATCGCGGCTGCTTCAGCTCGTGCATGAACTTCGTGCAGCAGATCTCGTCCATGTCCGACACGGTGCTGCTGGGCGAACCGACGATCGGCTACTCGCCGTACGGCGAAATCGGCCGATACGAGCTCCCCAGCGGCCAAGGCGCGCTCTTCGTGCCGTCGGCGATCTACACCGCCTTCCAGGCCACGCGCGAACCGTTCGTGCCGGCGGTACGCTACGACGGCAACATGGCCGACGACGACAAGCTGATGAAATGGGTGGACGCCACGCTGACACGCATGAAGTCGAGCAAAACGAACTGA
- a CDS encoding RusA family crossover junction endodeoxyribonuclease: MPLIVDFVLPCRAYSYQTKDASHRRAWTDYVYGRARLAWPARPLVNYPLKFTMVYLSHSPRPGDINNFVKPVQDALCALIYADDSMIRDVSAHVRGVDVNHNKDGLPAKLAQAIATGDTCVYVAISDSCELAEEMR; the protein is encoded by the coding sequence ATGCCGCTCATCGTAGACTTCGTGCTGCCGTGCCGCGCGTATTCTTATCAGACAAAGGATGCGTCGCATAGAAGGGCATGGACCGATTACGTTTATGGTCGTGCAAGGCTTGCATGGCCGGCGCGCCCCTTGGTGAACTATCCGCTAAAATTCACCATGGTTTACCTGTCCCATAGTCCACGGCCTGGCGACATTAATAATTTCGTAAAACCCGTGCAAGATGCGTTGTGTGCGTTAATTTATGCCGATGATTCCATGATTCGGGACGTGTCTGCGCATGTGCGCGGCGTGGATGTGAATCACAACAAGGATGGCTTGCCAGCCAAGCTGGCCCAAGCTATTGCAACAGGCGATACGTGCGTCTATGTGGCGATTTCGGATTCGTGCGAACTGGCCGAGGAGATGAGATGA
- a CDS encoding nuclear transport factor 2 family protein — translation MKSGLLALAWALSLSAAAAPCLPTAELIERDRQYEEALRVGDVAFLDRWLADDYVWVHNLASQTEGKAAVLERSKKPAVVHKSRTTSDVHAHVGGDTVVLRGLSTVEQWNAGGKTWRSNRYQFMRTYVNVGGQCRLLSVQTMKVWSSPAGG, via the coding sequence ATGAAGAGCGGCCTGCTGGCACTGGCTTGGGCGTTGTCGCTGAGCGCGGCGGCGGCGCCCTGCCTGCCGACGGCCGAGCTGATCGAGCGCGACCGGCAGTACGAAGAAGCGTTGCGCGTCGGCGACGTCGCCTTCCTCGACCGCTGGCTGGCGGACGACTACGTCTGGGTGCACAACCTGGCGTCGCAGACGGAAGGCAAGGCGGCGGTGCTGGAGCGTTCGAAGAAGCCCGCCGTCGTCCACAAATCGCGCACGACCAGCGACGTCCACGCCCATGTCGGCGGCGACACGGTGGTGCTGCGCGGTCTGAGCACGGTCGAGCAATGGAATGCCGGCGGCAAGACCTGGCGCAGCAACCGCTATCAGTTCATGCGCACCTACGTCAACGTCGGCGGCCAGTGCAGGCTGCTGTCGGTGCAAACGATGAAGGTGTGGTCGAGCCCGGCTGGCGGCTGA
- a CDS encoding S-adenosyl-l-methionine hydroxide adenosyltransferase family protein: MKLSKLLATACLGALITAQVYAADAKNALVLMTDFGTSDGAVSAMHGVAYGVDPTLQVSDLTHNIPDYDIWLGAYRLYQTANYWPKGSVFVSVIDPGVGTARKSVVLKTKEGRYFVGPDNGLFTLIAERDGVAELREIDEKVNRLAGSAESYTFHGRDVYAFVGARLASGAITYEQVGPVLPSESVVKIAYQKAVRNGNTIRGIIPVLDVKYGNVWTNIPKSLFDELKVGVHEQVQVRILHNGKQIDKLIAPFEHTFGGVAKGKPLVYLNSLLDVAVAISQGNYAARHKIESGVDWEVEITKVPSK; the protein is encoded by the coding sequence ATGAAGCTCTCCAAACTGCTCGCCACCGCCTGCCTCGGCGCTTTGATAACTGCGCAAGTTTATGCGGCGGATGCCAAGAACGCCCTGGTCCTGATGACCGACTTCGGCACCTCCGACGGCGCCGTCTCGGCGATGCACGGCGTCGCCTACGGCGTCGACCCAACGCTGCAGGTCTCCGACCTGACCCACAACATTCCCGACTACGACATCTGGCTCGGCGCCTACCGCCTGTACCAGACCGCCAATTACTGGCCCAAGGGCAGCGTGTTCGTCTCGGTGATCGACCCCGGCGTCGGCACGGCCCGCAAGTCGGTGGTATTGAAAACCAAGGAAGGCCGCTACTTCGTCGGCCCCGACAACGGCCTGTTCACGCTGATCGCCGAGCGCGACGGCGTGGCCGAACTGCGCGAGATCGACGAAAAGGTCAACCGCCTGGCCGGCTCGGCCGAGTCGTACACCTTCCACGGCCGCGACGTCTACGCCTTCGTCGGCGCGCGCCTGGCCTCGGGCGCCATCACCTACGAGCAGGTCGGCCCGGTGCTGCCGAGCGAATCGGTGGTCAAGATCGCGTACCAAAAGGCGGTCCGCAACGGCAATACCATTCGCGGCATCATCCCGGTGCTCGACGTCAAATACGGCAACGTCTGGACCAACATCCCGAAATCGCTGTTCGACGAGCTGAAGGTCGGCGTGCATGAACAGGTGCAGGTGCGCATCCTGCACAACGGCAAACAGATCGACAAGCTGATCGCGCCGTTCGAACACACCTTCGGCGGCGTGGCCAAGGGCAAGCCGCTGGTCTACCTCAACAGCCTGCTGGACGTGGCCGTCGCCATCAGCCAGGGCAACTACGCCGCCAGGCACAAGATCGAATCGGGCGTGGACTGGGAAGTGGAAATCACCAAAGTGCCGTCGAAATGA
- a CDS encoding TonB-dependent receptor — MPRHTLPRLPLRRSVIACALLLSSLPAARAQQASTTDTAAIDQVTVVGSRARNRTVFDSAVPIDRFGQREVENALASGDLGAALQNLSPSINFPRIESSGAADSVRGIQLRGLAPDQVLVLINGKRRHASAVLDTESSFAGTVPVDVNAIPPGAIDHIEILRDGAGAQYGSDAVAGVINIVLKKARSGGSASVSYGANHTDFKPTNDTKTDGQTKIVSADYGVPVGDAGFVRFGAETRDRNPTNRAGRSDAGWTSWNSTPQDLALDGQVVFKSGDSQQKNHYLFYNALVPLGAGVDAYSFATVNKRKSDGSAYFRYPGDPSNVSAIYPNGYRPNTNGDMTDTSIVAGLRLASGAWNWDLSARHGGNKFDYDLSNSVNASLGAASPTSFHLATFDFKQNAVNADVTRELDLGIGAPLNLALGAEYMRESYQSSPGDPASYAAGTVPGAPPGAQAGPGLRPQDAFDGSRSIRSVYADIESDVTSRLLLGAAARYSDYSDFGTASTGKLSARYKLSDGFLLRGSLSNSFRAPALVQTGFRFSTLNFNEDGSALQTASLLPASDPLARAFGAESLKPEKSTNLSIGAAWRPQRNTSVTLDAYRIKIRDRITRTSDLQSDAATAYLAGIGRTDIQSVAYLANLLDTTTTGFDAVVNHDLPFAGGKLDLNAALNLNKTRIDKARQSSAALSQIDPDLTLLTDMSLFRIRNASPRNKLVLSADWQAAQWSLQAKATRFGPLKDFSYDQDAEVIDGVNAQRFGAVWTLDLEAQYKLTKQLTVAVGGDNILDRYPQRVRQTNNATYGGALPYNFINPIGLNGAYFYGRLRYTF, encoded by the coding sequence ATGCCGCGCCACACCCTCCCCCGATTGCCCCTGCGCCGCAGCGTCATCGCCTGCGCGCTGCTGTTGTCGTCGCTGCCAGCCGCCCGGGCGCAGCAAGCGTCCACCACCGACACCGCCGCCATCGACCAGGTCACCGTGGTCGGCTCGCGCGCCCGCAACCGCACCGTGTTCGACAGCGCCGTGCCGATCGACCGCTTTGGCCAGCGCGAGGTGGAAAACGCCCTCGCCAGCGGCGACCTCGGCGCCGCCCTGCAAAACCTGTCGCCGTCGATCAACTTTCCGCGCATCGAATCGAGCGGCGCCGCCGACTCCGTGCGCGGCATCCAGCTGCGCGGCCTCGCGCCCGACCAGGTGCTGGTACTGATCAACGGCAAACGCCGCCACGCCAGCGCGGTGCTCGACACCGAAAGCAGCTTCGCCGGCACCGTACCGGTCGACGTCAACGCCATTCCGCCGGGCGCCATCGACCACATCGAAATCCTGCGCGACGGCGCCGGCGCCCAATACGGCAGCGACGCCGTCGCCGGCGTCATCAACATCGTGCTCAAGAAAGCGCGCAGCGGCGGCTCGGCCTCGGTCAGCTACGGCGCCAACCACACCGACTTCAAGCCGACCAACGACACCAAGACCGACGGCCAGACCAAAATCGTCAGCGCCGACTACGGCGTGCCGGTCGGCGACGCCGGCTTCGTGCGCTTCGGCGCCGAAACGCGCGACCGCAACCCGACCAACCGCGCCGGCCGCAGCGACGCCGGCTGGACCTCGTGGAACTCCACCCCGCAAGACCTGGCGCTCGACGGCCAGGTGGTGTTCAAATCCGGCGACTCGCAGCAAAAAAACCACTACCTGTTCTACAACGCGCTGGTGCCGCTGGGGGCCGGCGTGGACGCCTATTCCTTCGCCACAGTCAACAAGCGAAAGTCCGACGGCAGCGCCTACTTCCGCTACCCCGGCGACCCGTCCAACGTGTCAGCCATCTACCCCAACGGCTACCGCCCGAACACCAACGGCGACATGACCGACACCAGTATCGTTGCCGGCCTGCGCTTGGCCAGCGGCGCCTGGAACTGGGACCTGAGCGCCCGCCACGGCGGCAACAAGTTCGACTACGACCTGTCCAACTCGGTCAACGCCTCGCTGGGCGCCGCCAGCCCGACCAGCTTCCACCTCGCCACCTTCGACTTCAAGCAAAACGCCGTCAACGCCGACGTCACGCGCGAACTCGATCTGGGCATCGGCGCGCCGCTCAACCTGGCGCTGGGCGCCGAGTACATGCGCGAGAGCTATCAAAGCTCGCCGGGCGACCCGGCCTCGTACGCCGCCGGCACCGTGCCAGGCGCGCCGCCGGGCGCCCAGGCCGGTCCCGGACTGCGCCCGCAGGACGCCTTCGACGGCAGCCGCTCGATCCGCTCGGTCTACGCCGACATCGAAAGCGACGTCACCAGCCGCCTGCTGCTGGGCGCGGCCGCCCGCTACTCGGACTACAGCGACTTCGGCACCGCCAGCACCGGCAAGCTGTCGGCGCGCTACAAACTGAGCGACGGCTTCCTGCTGCGCGGCTCGCTGTCGAACAGCTTCCGCGCGCCGGCGCTGGTGCAGACCGGCTTCCGCTTCTCGACCTTGAACTTCAACGAGGACGGCAGCGCGCTGCAAACGGCCTCGCTGCTGCCGGCCAGCGATCCGCTGGCGCGCGCCTTTGGCGCCGAGTCGCTCAAACCGGAGAAATCCACCAACCTGTCGATCGGCGCCGCCTGGCGTCCGCAGCGCAACACCAGCGTCACCCTGGATGCCTACCGCATCAAGATCCGCGACCGCATCACCCGTACCAGCGACCTGCAAAGCGACGCCGCCACCGCCTACCTGGCCGGCATCGGCCGCACCGACATCCAATCGGTGGCCTACCTGGCCAACCTGCTCGACACCACCACCACCGGCTTCGACGCGGTCGTCAACCACGACCTGCCGTTCGCGGGCGGCAAGCTCGACCTGAACGCGGCGCTCAACCTGAACAAGACCCGCATCGACAAGGCGCGCCAAAGTTCCGCCGCGCTGTCGCAGATCGACCCGGACCTGACCTTGTTGACCGACATGAGCCTGTTCCGCATCCGCAACGCCTCGCCCAGGAACAAGCTCGTACTGAGCGCCGACTGGCAGGCGGCGCAGTGGAGCCTGCAAGCCAAGGCCACCCGTTTCGGCCCGCTCAAGGACTTCTCCTACGACCAGGACGCCGAGGTCATCGACGGCGTCAACGCCCAGCGCTTCGGCGCCGTCTGGACCCTGGATCTGGAGGCGCAATACAAGCTGACCAAACAGCTGACGGTGGCCGTCGGCGGCGACAACATCCTCGACCGCTACCCGCAGCGCGTGCGCCAGACTAACAACGCCACCTATGGCGGCGCGCTGCCGTACAATTTTATTAATCCGATCGGTCTCAACGGCGCCTATTTCTACGGCCGCCTGCGCTACACTTTCTAA